Genomic segment of Lemur catta isolate mLemCat1 chromosome 2, mLemCat1.pri, whole genome shotgun sequence:
GGGAATTCAGAGGAAATCGTGATTCATTCTAATTCGGGTGGAGGGCAGGAAATTACAGAATATAACCACAGAGTGGCTTTTATGTAGACTTTCAAGGATGGGCAAATCTTGGAACTATTATTTCTTGCTTATATAACACGTCATGTTTACATAAAACATATtcatagaaaagttacaaaatataGATCAgcaaaaataagaacataattCCATGAAAAACAACCCATAATCtcacaaattagaaaacatagCATTGTTAACACTGACTTTCTTTCTATATGGAGAGACATGCAACTTTATAATAGACATGCAGTTTTCTAACAAGTTCCTTATAATATGTTGTAAACATGTTTACatcttttggtatttattttcagGTGACAATATCTCCTTATCTgtttatatcttaatttattaACCAACTATCATTTTATGAACTTTTTTATTTCCAGTTGTTTGTTATTATGGACATTTAAGATGTGTTAAAATGCCTctcaacaatatattaatatgtctttGAGTACTTAGCAGATTACTTGAGTATTCATCAGATTATTTCTTGAGGAGGAATTCCTCGAAATGGAATTGCTGAGGGTTGACATCAAGGTTACTgatgttctcttttctttataatccaTTAACTTGTTCTGACGGCCCTCTTGACTCTACTTCCCTTTCCAGCTATTGTACCATTTCTCGGCTCCCTTTTAAGCAGAGAAACCCAAGAGTTGTTTATATTCACTATCTCcaattcttcttcctttctcttttaaaaccATCTCAATCAGGCTTTTCCCCAACCACTGCATCTAAACTGCTCTTGTCCAAATAACCAATGATcatccctcccactccccctccACACATTTTGTTAAATCCAGCATTAAATCTCATTCATCATATTACTTGATCATACAGCAACTTTTCAGATACATGATCATTCCCTCCTTTCAggaacattttcttcacttggaTTCCAGGACACCACATGCTCTTGGTTTCCCTTCTACCTCCCTGGCCACTCATTTTGTCTCCTCATCCTATAGACCCTCATTCCCTTGATCTCATTAAGTTTTAGCTTTAAATACCACCTCTTCACCAATGATTACAACTAGTACCTCTAGTCTAGTCCTCCCCAAAAAACTCAAACATCCAAACTCATACATGCTAGAAACTTACCATGTCCAGAACTCAActcctgctttaaaaaacaaacccctACTCCACCGCACCCACAGTCTTTCCACGCTCTGTAAATGACAACAGCTGTCCTTCAGTTACTCGAGCCTACAGCCTTGGAATCCCTCTAGATCTTTATCTTATTCCACCTTCAGTTCTTCAAGAAATGTTGTTGCCCCTACccctaaaatatatttagaatctaATTTCTTACCACTTCCACTGCTACTACTCCAGTCCAGTATTTCTCCTCTGAATTATTAAAAGAGCCCCTAACTAGTCTCCCTGCCTTTGCCCTTAATCCTATATCGATGTGCAACACAGAGGCCTGAGGATCGAAGTCAGATCTTGTCGCTCCTCTGCTAAACACTCTATATGCTTCCCCCATTTCACTTGCAGTAAAAGCCAAAACTCTTACATGCTATATAAATCCTGAACTCTATGCCATACTCCCAACCCCCATATATCCCCTCTGACTTTAACCTCTACTTTTCCCCTAACTCACTGCTCCAGCCACCCAGACCTACCAGCCATTGGTTGAAGTTACCAGGGCATGTGTCTGCCTCAGGGtatttgcactggctgttccctgtAATGCTCTTCCATCTGCTATCTTCATGGCTCACTCCCTTGCCACCTCCCAGTTTTTGCTCAGATACCAGTCAAATAGGATTCCCCATGAGGTCTTATTTGACTTTCCCCTTAAAGTGCCCCCTTCCTTCAGTGTTTACTCTGTCCCTTCTCtgctttttctccatagcatttatcgCCTTCTGATATACATTTTGTGTAATTGTTTGTTTCTCATGGGACCCCAAAAATGTATCCGTAAAAGCAGGaatttttgtctgatttattcACTACTGGAAGAGGGTCAATGTTACAGATGCATAtttaatgcttttaatttatttttccaatttgctTCTAAAGAATTTAAGGTACAGTATTTAAATGAGTGGATACAGTGGAGAAGGATGGCCTACATTGAAGCCATAGGCTGGCAAAGTCACTGACATGCAAGAAACAGAATAGCGTACTGGTCACCAGGTATTTCTGATGTGTCAGGGCGGGGGAATACAGGATTTACTTAATGGAAGAACAGTCTTACTAATGGGctaacaaggaaaaataaatttctaactgGCAGGCACTTAGAGTAGCATGAACCCTGTCTCTAAGGTTAGTAGCATGAATCTCCCTCCTACAGAGATGTTTACCTAGTAATTAAAAGATGCTGAgctaacaaaggaaaaagaataaattctcaTTAACATTTTCCAGAGCTGGTCATTATACATCCCACAAGGGAAAGGAGCCTTCAGAGGAGGGGGGAGAAGAAAGGGTAAACAATCTTATCCACTGTCATTTTAGAGTTACTATTTAtagacaaaaatgtttttttctgagtttgtttAAACAGCCTTAAAGGGTTCCCAGCCAGACAGCTGAGGCACAAGCTTCCCCAACCTCTTCAAGGAGTGACAGTTCTATTTCTTGGTGCTGGGCCCTCTTTCTCTTCGGAGAAAGAGTAAATAAACTTGGtgcttctttctatcctaaacaCCGTCTGAGAATTCTTTCTTACCTGCCTAAGGACTTCACGTCCTGACGCTTAAAATAGAAACACATCAATGGAACAAAGCTACATTTTAACTGAAAACACAAAATCAGCTTACTccacaataagaaataaaatgatgaaatgaaaaGGGAATTCCTTACTAAAATACTGATTGAGGTATTGGAACACTTAATGAAAACTTTTACCACAAATAAGAAATTTGACAAAGTACCAAATTCTGTTGGTGAGGAAGGCTGTCTTTGAAAAGGTAATGAAAACTATGGATGCTCCCAAGAAAATTGCACATGTGTCTGCAAAGTTTAGAAAGTCTACCATCCTCTGAAACCTACCCCTAGACCACCATGGGCCAGTATTCCAGAAtactaactaagaaaaaaaaaaagtatcccaGTTAAGAAATATTATTGCAACATCATGACAATCACCGGACAGAAATGATGCGAAGATAAAGATGTGGGTAGTTGCAACATTAAGTTCTAACATTTTGAGTAAATCTTCAAAGCTGAAGCTTACTCCactaaaagaaagagaattcagcCATgtcttaaatgttaaataataaatatataggcCCAAGCATCCCAAAGTCAACTCAGCAAATGTTCAAACTGAAATCTTCTTATTTTAAGCTTGATCAATACTTTTATAAAGTTCACAAGATAATCAGAAGGAAGATTATTTAGGTACTggtaatttgaattttttaaaaaattgaaatcagcaAACATTTCATCCAAATAATCTACGCTATTGTGTGTCTGGCCTCTGTACAATTTTGTCATTAGGCATCTTTCTTCtaaataattcagtaaaatattaataatgagtCCTTGCTTCTCTACCAAATGCCTCTTCTGTCTGTACCACAGAATCCAGAAATAATTAAAGGGCATTCAGCTTGGGTAGTTTTTCTTGATCAGAGATGTCTCTGGAGACGGGTATGgtaagggaagggagagggtcTTATTTACATCCTGAATATAAACAGCTCTTTATTCGCCGAGACCATTCTTTGCAGGGTAACAGGACTAATGCAGAAAACTCCTCCATGGCTGATATCTGATGCCAACCCTTGTAGTGACAAAGGCCACGAAAACAAATGCAGAGGCACTGAATCTAATAAAATCAGTCCTGAGAGGTCTCTCTGGTTGGCTTCTTTTCCCTGTTGCCACTAATCAGAAGACGAGTTTACCAATAGCCATCAGCCAAGCACATCCAAACTGGATCCACGCCAAAAGCAAGCAGCATTGTTGGGATCTGGGCAGCAAAGTGGAAGGGTGGCCGGGGCCTCAGCTGGATGAAAGCATGCGGGGACTGCTGGGCAGCAGCTGGAGGAAGTTTGGCCACGCTGGCAGGGGGACACACGAGTGGTTAACAAGCGAACCCAGCCTGCCTCTCCTGGAGACCCAGCTACAGGTCTGTACCTATGGCTTAAGccttttctttgttggttttgaAACCAACAATGCCTATGATTTTAGGATCTTAAAACTTAGTGGCAACATTTTGCCTTATAGATATGACAAAAATATGAATTCACTGATTGTCATGGCCTAAAGGGAATAACttgaaagttgtatttttttttctttttgataatgatACATCAAGTAAATCTTGGCACAAATATATCCTAAGAACACTTGATATGTCAAATATATGGAAGAGCACCTGAAGCTAGGAGTCAACAAATCTGCATGCCTTGGTGTTATGACTCCATTCTTTGCTCAGTAGGCAATGGCCACATATGCAAAAATAAGAGACTCCCTTTGGTTCTGGACTATGTAATGACCACTGTTTCTAAGAGTTAGCAGGAACCAAGCATCTTGCTTCAGGAGGGACAACAGGGGGTTAAAGAGGGTTTTGTCTCTCTCTAAGAAATGCAGCACCTGCTTTGCTTTGTCTGAAAAATCACCAAAGGAGTCTCAATCTGAGGCAGCATTAAGGAAGAATATTTGCAGAAACCTAAAAACTAACAATTTTATAATCAGAGGTGCAATAAGTGACACCACTGACTACACAAGAAAGAGGGAAATCAACCTATTGTTTTCCAGAAAATCAATGGGTGAGACTGTGGTGTATAAGTTGTCCAAAACCAccttctacagaaaaaaaaaaagatatgtagaGATCAATATTGATGTATCCTTCAGCAGTTATACCTTTAACtggacatttatttaaaatattccctgAACAACAAAGCCCTTGAGTCAATAAACACatcagaaaaatattcaaagttaaGAAACAACTTTGAGGCTAGTGaataaattagaatatttgaCTAAAAAAGATATCCTTTCTGcattaaaaaagaattcaagaattTTAACCAATCTACCATGAATAATAAGCAAATTTAAGGATACCATATTGAATTTGTCCTATAGGTCTGTGCACCTCTTAACTGGAAAAGTTATCTCAAGAAATTGTCCTGGTCTGCTGTGTTAGATAAAAGTCTTGGTATGTGGACAAATTTAAATCAACCAATGGAAGTACTGATCATAGCAGGGACTATGGTATTTCTCCTTTCCcaaatgtttataattaataTCTTAAGTAGCATAAGTATAAACAATAGGATCTATTACATAAAACcttttaaatggaatattatctTTATATTCCACACATATTGAACTTACAGGATAtaagacaatttaaaatttgatGACCACAACTGATCAGAAACTATTATTGGTATTATTgacagagaatgaagaaaaatataggtTATAAAAAATGGTCCATATTTATTGGGGGTTGAAGTACTGCAAGAGATAATACCTTTAACATTTTTAGTGATTCATCTAGAGggagaaaacaaattaaatttttttattccaacTTGATTTCTTAATAACTGTAGCAAATTTGGGGGTACATCTATTCTTATAGGTTTTGTAATCAAAGTCCTTATAATGTCACAACAGATTTTAAGAATTCTGATATTAAATTATCTGTGAGAAAACAGAAGGAATCTGTAGTTTAGTAATATAACTTCACAATTACATACATAAAACATGAATATTGCTAAAAAtttctgcatatatttattaaaatataaatttagtaatGCCATATTTTCTGTTCACTGTATTTTCTAGCCTTATCAATAATTTTCTAGATTTCTTCTATTATAATTATCTTtagtattttatgtttaataaatttgAGTCCCtgagattataaatatataaatatctactATTCACCaagtgctttacacatattaatcCATTTAATTGTCATGCTAACCCTCAATAACAGATgttattctttccatttcaaagAGGAGAAAACCCAAGCCCAGAGAAGACAAGTGAATGGCCCATGGTCACACAGATATCAGAAGGTTGTACTGGAATACACAGCCAAAGCTGTCAACCCCCAAACACTATGCTTTGCTTCTCAAGAAAACCTTTACTTTATGCCCTTTAAGCTAATATAACTTACCTCATATCTTACCAAGGACAAAATATCTGGcagtataaatattaaatacaccATCTAATTCTGAGTCAAAACAACACACATAGTTGTAAAGTCtttaaggaataataataaaaaaaaaacgaTTACACAAACAACTCTAGATAAGCCATTCTCTTATGAGGTCATGACTAGCAAAACATTTGTCCTTTCCACCAAAATCAAGGAGAGAACTCCAGCTGTCATCGTTTAATTattaggttttcttttaaataagagcttaatattttgtttgcttattttaaacacaattccaaaatgttttcttgtCCTCTCTAGCAGTGGATACTAACATTTTTACTAGTTACTGTATGCTTTATAAAACAGAGAAACtttgtaatatttcattatttctcagTAGCTTTATTAAAAGCAGAGTCTATGCAATCAGGAACAGTATTTTCTTAACATTGCTTCCTACTTTGCTGTGGAAGCATCATTTCATGCCCATTATGTTATTTACACCACCAGGaaccatcatttatttatgtgAGCTAATGTTATAAAATCAATACCTTTTAGGTTGCCCAAGAATGTAtctgtaattctttttctttaaagagttCAAAAATTTCCACATTTCTTctacaaatattacaaaaatgCATTTGAAGACTTAAAAAATCTCATCCATCATAAGCACTAGCTATCAAATcagatttcaaatattatttatgtgaTATGAACACATCATGTGAGATTTTGTTCCAGAATTAAAGAACTTAAATCCCCTGTGATCTTTTTGTGTCAAAAAATCACAATTGGtctcattctaaataaaataaggacATAGAGTTTCCATTCAAAGAATGAGTGGTGGACCTACCAACtaaaatttattctattatttttacttctgcgGAAATTTTTTAGGATATCAGCAATGTGTACTTTTTTGACATTCTGAATGACACTTTATCACATGAGTTAACATTTCACGTAGGCTCGAGCTCCTTGGCATACGTGAATGAGGATGGTGATTTTGAGAGTGAGCAACAAGGGTGAGACGAATAGCAGATGCCTTGGAAATGCAGAGGCCTCTTCCCCCTCTCCTGACTCAGTGTCGTTCCCTAACTCCAGGGCACCCAGAGGCTAAGTTCCTCCCACGAGGACGTGGAGCCCTTCCTGTGCACGCTCCTTCCAGCCACCCTCCTGCTCTTCCTGGCCTTTCTGCTGCTGTTCCTGTACCGCCGCTGCAAGTCCCCGCGGCCCCCGGACCAGGTCTTCAGCGTGGACCTCGCAGAGCGCCCGCCCGCCGGGGAGGTGACTGacttcctgcccagcctcccctggGGCAGCGAGCAGGACGTCCCCTACGCCCCCCTGCCGCCCCTCTCTGGGTGCTTACCGCCCTCCTACGAGGAGGCCACCGGGAACCCTGCAGGGGATATGGTCCTTCAGAATGAAGGGGCTTCACCTGGACCAAATGAGCAAACATAAACTGCGCttgaaggcctttttttttttttgagacagagtctcactctgttgcccgggttagagtgagtgcagtggcgtcagcctagctcacagcaacctcaacctcctgggctcaagcatcctcctgcctcagcctccctagtagctgggactacaggcatgcgccaccatgcccggctaattttttttttttctatatatattttagttggccagataattttctttctatttttagtagagatggggtctcgctcttgctcaggctggtctcgaactcctgacctcgagcgatccacccgcctcggcctcccagagtgctagggttacaggcgtgagccaccgcgcccggccaggaggCCTATTTAAAGAGCCCCCAAGAGAAGGGGGAGAAGGTCCCAGGCGACGGGACACTTTAGGCTGGAGGAAAACCTGAACAAATGCCGATCTAGTGAACCTGTTTTCAGCTTCCTGAGGGAAAAGTTCCCCACGTTCTCCTAAAGATGACTGGGCTCTCCTAAAATGTATAATCCCCCTGAGAAAATAGGAACGTTCTACAtgaggtgagaaaaaaaaaaaaaaagttttgaattacTAGTGAGCATAGGAACCAGCTCTGaagaacaagaaaatagaaaaatgctggACTGGCCAAAGGAAACTGCTTTTgcaaccaaataaaaattttcttcctatACCAGTTTTTTAGGATCTCATGTTTTGTTCCCCTTCTGTGTGAATGCTTCAAAATGCACAGTTTTAGAGGGATGTAAAAGACATCTCTAGAGCTGCAGGGGATGATGGTTGTAAGTAatggtaaaatattaacagtgaaaCTTAATACTAAAATGTACAGACATTTGCAAacatttcagttaaaaataatgataataaagctTCCCAAAGTTAACTCCTTTGTAGTGTCAGCCTTGCTTGTCTTCTGATTTGCTTTCTGGAATGAGGGAGGCATTTGGTTCTGTCATGTGGGAATATCTCACCCTAGACCATCCCAGGTCATCTCACAGTGCTGTGGCAGAAGTGAGAGTGCTGCTAGAACACATTATCTTCGCATGTGTCACTGTCTGTCATCTCATTATAGGGCACGACTATGCAATGCTATAGCACTATGACTGAAGTTGTACCTTCACCAAGCAGCAGTGACAGAATAGAAATCAGCTTTACATTGCAAAAAGAAAGTCAAAATTTTGGACCCTACGGTAAAGAGAAACAGATTAGCTCCAACAGGGACCTTATAAACCACATAGTTCAAACTCTTGCTTTATAGGCATCAAAACTAGAGCTCAGAggggttaaatgacttgtccaatgTCACCTAGCTTataaaaggcagagctgggaccagcgCCTGGCCTCTCTGTCCTGGGCAGAGCACCTTCCACTGTGCCGGATGCTCTTCCAAGAAATTGCAAAGGTGGAGTTTCCACCCATGCTCCTGATGTGGGCTCAGGAGGTTGAGCACAGTAGGGTTAGGAATTGACACAAATCTCCCTCAGTGGTTCTTCAAATGGGGAGACAGAGGTGGGTTTTACCACTTGGGAGGTATATCAAAACAcccagggaggggaggtggggctgtggCATGTCTTGCATAGCTCTCAAACTCTTATTGGATGCTATAattcttttgaaaacaatttttatcatCCTCACAATACAAAATGCAAAAGTAGATAATATGTGATGGTTCAAAATGAACACAAACcggtagcttttaaaaaatcatttttggtatgaatatttttatgccaGATATACAATGTGGTaaggtttaaaacaacaaagtaGTAGGCAAAAATAGGatacctttctttttaaatataatgtgataGAAATAATAGTTGTATCTATGAGGACTAAAGCAAAATATAGCCTACTTAGGTGAAAATCAATAAGATTACTTTTAGGGAAATTGTACTGACCAATTCTCTAATGTTTTTTaaggcaggggtccccaacctttatGGCACCAGGGACTCTtttcatgcaagacaatttttccgtggactGGAGGGGAATGATGGGGGGATAGTGTCggaatgattcaagtgcattacatttattgcacactttatatctattattattacgttgtaatatataatgaaataattacccAGCttaccataggttggggacccctgctttaagtaaaataaacagaaatgagaaaCTCAGCACACAGCTTTCTTCAGAGTTTTTTAATCTCAAGAATTTAGTTCTGTGTAAGACTACTAATTCCTTCCCAACTGccattcctccttcttccttgctaACAGAACCCTGATTTGGTTCTGGGATCCTAAAACCACCTGCT
This window contains:
- the SMIM28 gene encoding small integral membrane protein 28, with the translated sequence MRGLLGSSWRKFGHAGRGTHEWLTSEPSLPLLETQLQGTQRLSSSHEDVEPFLCTLLPATLLLFLAFLLLFLYRRCKSPRPPDQVFSVDLAERPPAGEVTDFLPSLPWGSEQDVPYAPLPPLSGCLPPSYEEATGNPAGDMVLQNEGASPGPNEQT